In Gorilla gorilla gorilla isolate KB3781 chromosome 16, NHGRI_mGorGor1-v2.1_pri, whole genome shotgun sequence, the genomic window TGCTTCTAGCACAGTAGACTATCTCCAGCAAAAATCTACTTATCAGGTCTTTTGGTTAGTGgtaagaaatttagaaattaaggTTGGGGAAAAATTGACAGTAGAAAGGTGGGAAAGATCAGACTCTAGCAATAGTCTAATTTTGTATGTTAAGTAGTGAATCTAGCACATGTCAGATGTTTAGTAAGTAAGTGATAAATATGAAGCCACAAGTCCAGTCATGTCAGAGAAGATATCTGCTTGGTTTTCCAAAAGTGCAATTTCCTGCTGTtagtatttttttcctgtagtgGTTGATTGAGGAACACACAGACAAGcagtatatgcacacacatatacatatacatttttaaaacttttaaattggAGCATAACATAACTTAGAGAAAAATGcactaattataaatatataaaaatttcacaAAGTGAACATATTTGTTTACTAGAGTCCCCTTTGTGCTTTCTCCCATTTCACTACCTCTCCCCAAAAGTAACCAGTATCCTCACTTCTACCACTGCAGATAGGTATGtaaatgtaataatataatatgtgCTGTGTTCATCtgacttctttttctcagcatcagGTTTATGTTATCTGTTCATATTGTGTGTGGAGCAGTAATTATTTCATTCTCATTGCTGTAGTATAGTACTCAATTAGCTTAGGGGAAACttacctgctttatttttttcttcttaaagcaGTGTCTAACACAGCTTTAATGTAGGGTTGGGGTGGCTTTCATAATTGTCAGAAACTGCTTGCTACCTGGAGGCTACTGGGAAGGAGGAACATGCTGTTCTCCTAGGAATCAGTGAATCAACTTGGTGGTGAAGAAGCTACCTCCACACATTTCCTCTGTGCCTTCTGAAGTGTCTTTACTTTTGCTAGTAGAAAGTTGGTGAtttttcaggtttgttttttaGGGTTATATACTCTAGTAGTAACAGTAATAGCTAGCATATATTGAGCTTTATATTAGGTACAAGTACTATGCAAAGTGCTTTCCTTAAATtacctgtttttattttcatgagaACTGATGTTTTATTAACGTTCTGGAGAGTGAGGTCTTGGTCGGTGGGAGTGAATACATCCCTTAAACATATGTTAGGCTGTGGCCTCTGTTATCTAACTGCTCATTCTTTTCATGTGTAGGTATGTCAttgatggtgccactgctctTTGGTGTGCAGCTGGAGCAGGACATTTTGAAGTTGTTAAACTTCTAGTCAGCCATGGAGCCAACGTGAACCATACCACAGTAACTAATTCAACCCCCCTGCGGGCAGCATGCTTTGATGGCAGACTGGACATTGTGAAATACTTGGTTGAAAATAATGCCAACATCAGCATTGCCAACAAATATGACAACACCTGCCTAATGATTGCGGCATATAAGGGACACACTGATGTGGTCAGATACCTTTTAGAACAACGTGCTGATCCCAATGCCAAAGCACATTGTGGAGCCACAGCATTGCACTTTGCAGCTGAAGCTGGGCACATAGATATTGTGAAAGAGCTGATAAAATGGCGTGCTGCTATAGTAGTGAATGGCCATGGGATGACGCCATTGAAAGTAGCTGCCGAAAGCTGTAAAGCTGATGTCGTAGAACTGTTACTCTCTCATGCTGATTGCGACCGAAGAAGTCGGATTGAAGCTTTGGAACTCTTGGGTGCCTCCTTTGCAAATGACCGTGAGAACTATGACATCATAAAGACATACCACTATCTATATTTAGCCATGTTAGAGAGGTTCCAAGATGGTGATAACATTCTCGAAAAGGAGGTTCTTCCACCAATCCATGCTTATGGGAATAGAACTGAATGTAGAAATCCTCAGGAACTGGAGTCCATTCGGCAAGACAGAGATGCTCTTCATATGGAAGGCCTTATAGTTCGGGAACGGATTTTAGGTGCTGACAATATTGATGTTTCTCATCCCATCATTTACAGAGGAGCTGTTTATGCGGATAATATGGAATTTGAGCAGTGTATCAAGTTGTGGCTTCATGCCCTGCACCTCAGGCAAAAAGGTAACAGGAACACCCACAAGGATCTTCTTCGATTTGCTCAAGTTTTCTCACAAATGATACATTTGAATGAAACTGTGAAGGCCCCAGACATAGAATGTGTTTTGAGATGCAGTGTTTTGGAAATAGAACAAAGTATGAACAGAGTGAAAAATATTTCAGATGCTGATGTCCACAATGCTATGGACAATTATGAATGTAATCTCTATACCTTTCTGTATTTAGTgtgcatctctaccaaaacacagTGCAGCGAAGAAGATCAGTGCAAAATTAACAAGCAGATCTACAACCTGATTCACCTTGATCCCAGAACTCGTGAAGGTTTCACCTTGCTGCATCTGGCTGTCAACTCCAATACTCCAGTTGATGATTTCCACACCAATGACGTCTGCAGCTTTCCAAATGCACTTGTCACAAAGCTCCTGCTGGACTGTGGTGCTGAGGTGAATGCCGTGGACAATGAGGGAAACAGTGCCCTTCATATTATCGTTCAGTACAACAGGCCCATCAGTGATTTTTTGACCTTGCACTCCATCATCATTAGCCTAGTTGAAGCCGGAGCTCACACTGACATGACGAATAAACAGAATAAGACTCCGCTAGACAAAAGTACAACTGGGGTATCTGAAATACTGCTTAAAACTCAAATGAAGATGAGTCTCAAGTGCCTGGCTGCCCGAGCAGTTCGGGCTAATGACATTAACTACCAAGACCAGATCCCCAGAACTCTTGAAGAGTTTGTTGGATTTCATTAAGTGACTGGATATGTAAAGTCGTTTAATGTGGTGCTAAAAAGTAAAGGACTTTAATCACAGACAGTAGAATTATGTGTTCAtaaattctgcttttctttccactACCCTTCCTCTCATCCCATCCTTCCTTAgttctgtatttgtttttcttgcctcATGGTAATTGATTTCAGGCAGACTTTAACAAAACCACATTGTTTTGGTGTAACTATAAGGTATTTGCATATTGGTTacctatttgtctttcttttttttaaaggaatagatataaaatgttttgtttatgtAACAAGGGACATTTATAATTTCAAGTTGATAATGTTTTAAACAGCTGCTTACAAAAGTATTTCTGTTAAGCCTATGTCAGCATGTTATCCATGCAGCAGTTTTGAggattttatgaagaaaaagagctAAAAAGGAACATTAAAAGGAATGGGATATCCAGGTGTTCTGCACATGCCAAACTGCTGTAGATAGTTTACACTCTTCCATTATTTATACAGAGTGATGCAGCCCATTTTAGCATTcaggaggatttttaaaaaatagctgcagATTAATCTGGAAAATGTGCTAATTTAATAATAGttacaaatttataaatttaaatccaTTTGAAATTGTTGCATTATGCTGGGTAGTATATACGAAATGGTTATCATCTTAAACCAACTTTTCAGAGAATCTTGATGGACTCTGCCTTTAGGCTTGAATTCTTCAAAGtctattttaatgaaatttatcTAAATTGCAGCAGTCTATTTGATTCAGCTCATAGACATGTAAAAATTATGAATGCTGTTTTCTTATGAAACAAATTGTCAGTGTAGTTATACATTCTATTTTTGtccccttttcccttttcctcctgtatcttttaaaatttggaaactacTTTTCCAGAAGGCATTATTTATGCCTCCCTAATAAGGTATTTTACTTATGACAGATGAAAAGGAACCaggatatttttgaattttttcactttcttagtCTGTGACAAGAAGTAGAAATATCACTAGTGTGGTATAGGAACTTACATGTTTTTTTTGATGAAAATAATTCTCAATGCCACTTGAAAGGTAATTGTGTCTGAGAGCTGCAAATTTTTCAACCACAGAATGTCACTTATTCCTACAGGCTATACAGAGGTctttatggtttttttgttttgttttgttttaatggcaACATTGTAACTGTCAAACTAAAAGGGTATTCTGTGATTATCTTTTAAGCATTACAGAAATTCAAGTGAAAGTTATATGCTTATTTCTATTGatgttaaaaatgataatgaaagCAAAATTAGCTGTATCTGTAATTTTCTCTCTAGTGCCAAATGAATGCCTTAGCTACTCATAGTGCATGGTACTGTAAGTGAAGacctgtagcttttttttttctttaatgaaaagcATTATAATGATGTAGCAGCATCagatataaacttaaaaaaaaaggtttcaattaacattttatatatggaTAATGCTTTGTAAAGTATAAGAGAAAGGTTGCAGTTGGATCAGTATAAAACAATGACCAAGCCAAAATCAGCACCCTAGGGccttaaataaaatagagataccccacaaaatgaaatattttgaaggATGGGAGGGGACAGAAGGGGGGACCATCCCCCAAGGATGCAAGATACTTTTTACAGTTGCTATCATTATACTTTGTCTTCTTGCTTCAGTTAGGAAGGTTTTGATGGTAAATTCTGTCATGGTAATAGATACCTATTTTCCTAACCTGAGATTTTACAAGGAAGGTTTTTAGGTTGGCTTAAATGGAGGTATTTATTTGAGTGAGCCCTAATTTGAAAATTACCAGACTTGATCCTCCTGGTATGAATCAAGGAAATACTGTACCTTGCTCTTAGCAACCCTCAGTGGCCTGAAAGAGAAAATGCACTTCTTCAAGGTGAGTGAATCATGCTTTTTCTACAGTTCAGATCAGACCCTTTATTTTTCAAACTACAAGGACTGCTTATTGGACAGTCTAAGGAATAGCTTTGATACTTGGTATTCAGTTGGTTCCATTattaatgtatattatttttatttaaacatcaAAACTTAAAATATCAGATAATGttgcatgttttaaaaacacatttcatCCCTTTGGCTACCCAGGACCAGCACTATTTAAGACActgcttatttataaaatgagaataatgattatatgtacatattcagACATCAAAATTTAATGACATTCTATTTTGAGAAGGGAAGACAATGCTGAAGAAAGTAAAACTGTTGATTGAAATGCTGACAGGTTGGAGAACGAATTTGAAGACAGTGGAATAAACTATGAACTATGCTAATggtaattagatttttttttttgtttgtttagtataGTGGTAAATTGTGTAGTATCTTGCTGAGAATCTATCTTGTAAAATCAATCCAAATGTGTATTGTGAAACACCTgtataaaatcatttttgaaataaGTGATCTACatgcctgttttttaaaaatgtttttggtaGAATTGTTTGAAAATATGTTTAGCCAGACCCTTccccaacttaattttttttaaaaaaaggaaaataggtaAGAAAATGATAGTTCTATATCTCAGCCCTCTGTGAACTCTAGGCTGTCTCCATTTTGCAGCCACTTTGGTCATTTGATGTTTACTATTGGTATACTTATGCTTTGAATTGTAAATCTTCATTGATGGTATTACAGATTCAACCAAAACTTCTCTGTCCTGTTCAGTAATTGTTATATAAATCTGGATGAGCtagggaggcccaggtggatgtTTTCATTCGCAAATCATGAGAAACTTAAGTGGGTTTTATGCACTTGATAGAGTTGGCAAAATTGAACTATTAAGTTAACTATTTAACTCAAGGAATGGGCGGCAAACCCATCCCCTCGATTGATAAAGAAGGGGAACAATTTTACATTAGAACTGACACTGAAAACATAGCTTTTTCAGTCCACCCTGGTTGCTCTAGTAGCCCACAGCCCAATCACGTTAAGGTTCTTTGCTGTGGGAATTTTAAATAAACCAAACCCCAAAGCAGACCATCTGTAAGCTTTGGTCTGCTTGTTTCTGAGAAGGGTTTTATTTCATTATACTAATAGTGGACTAATAATTGGTAATTGTGAGAACTTAGGTATGATAACATTGTTTGAAGTAAAATATGATTTGGGGGCAGCAGCTTTCTAAATACCAACTCTGTTTGACagatgttttgaaaattaaaatttcaagtgAGCAACACCCTGTTAAGAGTTTCCACTATAGTTGAGGCAGCTACTTTATGAATACGACCACTTTGGGTTATTTAAGcagaagtgtttcttttttttttggaatggggTGGGATGAGGAGTGAGTTGCCAGACCTTTGATTAGTTTGCTGGTTTAGAAACAGCCAGTGGCTGAATtagtgagtaaatgaatgaaagtaTAAAGGACTTGTTTTTTATGATATTCTGTAAGAATCTTAAATGTTCCTTTTCAGATTAGTCAGATGTGTTGATGCACACATGACTATTCTGTTTTTCTCACTGACTATATAACATTAAAAAGgggttaaagaaaacaaaactctgcCTTTTGtgctatgaaatatttttagtcCAGAGATTTTAAGCTGTGTGTCCATTCCTACTCTGAAAATGCATAGCTGTGTTCTGGAGGTCATCTCTTGAAAGTAGAAAACTCCTATGTGTTTATCACATTGCAGGGCTTTCTTATGTAGTTCTGGCAGACTTGCCCAAATCTTTAGATGGGCTGGGTTATATACAGCATGCCCTCCCCCAAATAAGGGATCTGAAATAAATACTACACTATTGATAGTGgagatatattaatttttaaaactgtaaagtaAATGTGGTCTCTAGTCTAGGTTTGTGGTGTGTACCTTTGTGTTAATGTGTAGGGAAGAGACAGTGACTTGATGGTTATGGGGAGTGTATCTTGATGTGTGTATAGGGGTAAGTATTGCTAAATTATTAACAGCTTTTATTCAGGGTGAGTCATGTGATGAATGGCCTAATCAGAAAAGTGAAGGAGCGAAGATGCAAGCTTGCCAAATGATGAAATGAACAAGattttgtatctattttttaTCAGGTGTTGTAAAATTTGTGcatggctttttgttgttgttgcttagtAACTGGTAGAGAAGAAAAGATGAGGAAAGAAACTCAGCTTTCCTCACAGTCTTTTCAAAGGTACACAGTTGGGGAGTAAAATCTGACTGGCCTAATCGATGGAAAAGACCCTGTCCTTTTCACCCCATCCTGCAATCCTCCGTGCAGAGGAACTACACTGTTGTATTCTAGTAATTCACTGTGATTTATAACAAACCGGTGATGTCATTCTATTGTGCACTTTTGTCAAACCATTTATGTGACTTTAATAAACATA contains:
- the FEM1B gene encoding protein fem-1 homolog B isoform X3, with protein sequence MEGLAGYVYKAASEGKVLTLAALLLNRSESDIRYLLGYVSQQGGQRSTPLIIAARNGHAKVVRLLLEHYRVQTQQTGTVRFDGYVIDGATALWCAAGAGHFEVVKLLVSHGANVNHTTVTNSTPLRAACFDGRLDIVKYLVENNANISIANKYDNTCLMIAAYKGHTDVVRYLLEQRADPNAKAHCGATALHFAAEAGHIDIVKELIKWRAAIVVNGHGMTPLKVAAESCKADVVELLLSHADCDRRSRIEALELLGASFANDRENYDIIKTYHYLYLAMLERFQDGDNILEKEVLPPIHAYGNRTECRNPQELESIRQDRDALHMEGLIVRERILGADNIDVSHPIIYRGAVYADNMEFEQCIKLWLHALHLRQKVCISTKTQCSEEDQCKINKQIYNLIHLDPRTREGFTLLHLAVNSNTPVDDFHTNDVCSFPNALVTKLLLDCGAEVNAVDNEGNSALHIIVQYNRPISDFLTLHSIIISLVEAGAHTDMTNKQNKTPLDKSTTGVSEILLKTQMKMSLKCLAARAVRANDINYQDQIPRTLEEFVGFH
- the FEM1B gene encoding protein fem-1 homolog B isoform X1 encodes the protein MEGLAGYVYKAASEGKVLTLAALLLNRSESDIRYLLGYVSQQGGQRSTPLIIAARNGHAKVVRLLLEHYRVQTQQTGTVRFDGYVIDGATALWCAAGAGHFEVVKLLVSHGANVNHTTVTNSTPLRAACFDGRLDIVKYLVENNANISIANKYDNTCLMIAAYKGHTDVVRYLLEQRADPNAKAHCGATALHFAAEAGHIDIVKELIKWRAAIVVNGHGMTPLKVAAESCKADVVELLLSHADCDRRSRIEALELLGASFANDRENYDIIKTYHYLYLAMLERFQDGDNILEKEVLPPIHAYGNRTECRNPQELESIRQDRDALHMEGLIVRERILGADNIDVSHPIIYRGAVYADNMEFEQCIKLWLHALHLRQKGNRNTHKDLLRFAQVFSQMIHLNETVKAPDIECVLRCSVLEIEQSMNRVKNISDADVHNAMDNYECNLYTFLYLVCISTKTQCSEEDQCKINKQIYNLIHLDPRTREGFTLLHLAVNSNTPVDDFHTNDVCSFPNALVTKLLLDCGAEVNAVDNEGNSALHIIVQYNRPISDFLTLHSIIISLVEAGAHTDMTNKQNKTPLDKSTTGVSEILLKTQMKMSLKCLAARAVRANDINYQDQIPRTLEEFVGFH
- the FEM1B gene encoding protein fem-1 homolog B isoform X2; translated protein: MLSLIVKSFHHLMDTICLKRYVIDGATALWCAAGAGHFEVVKLLVSHGANVNHTTVTNSTPLRAACFDGRLDIVKYLVENNANISIANKYDNTCLMIAAYKGHTDVVRYLLEQRADPNAKAHCGATALHFAAEAGHIDIVKELIKWRAAIVVNGHGMTPLKVAAESCKADVVELLLSHADCDRRSRIEALELLGASFANDRENYDIIKTYHYLYLAMLERFQDGDNILEKEVLPPIHAYGNRTECRNPQELESIRQDRDALHMEGLIVRERILGADNIDVSHPIIYRGAVYADNMEFEQCIKLWLHALHLRQKGNRNTHKDLLRFAQVFSQMIHLNETVKAPDIECVLRCSVLEIEQSMNRVKNISDADVHNAMDNYECNLYTFLYLVCISTKTQCSEEDQCKINKQIYNLIHLDPRTREGFTLLHLAVNSNTPVDDFHTNDVCSFPNALVTKLLLDCGAEVNAVDNEGNSALHIIVQYNRPISDFLTLHSIIISLVEAGAHTDMTNKQNKTPLDKSTTGVSEILLKTQMKMSLKCLAARAVRANDINYQDQIPRTLEEFVGFH